One Natrinema halophilum genomic window carries:
- a CDS encoding ABC transporter substrate-binding protein, with the protein MDVRTFPVLTDEDHPLVARLSVGVGENTARVLAYLLCRRADPDLADPATRTAIHIGAGVSKNAAADALDDLVAADLIDETTAETAAPGRPPKAWYAAESESKTIRRTYVRHANRLIEQGRHTVTALESVSSESGDPCEADSGAAPNPVDEWGDANGSDSTATGVRSAPERASIALNWQSNPLHLPLFAAGDGSASDVSFTFDEYDGSREAASAVASASCDVGVAGAATILRERTRGQPIVPIAVYFQRSMVVLYTTQAAFGGPFERTDQLEGRRIGISSGTETGLLGRLFLEQAGVRDAVELVDIDGEEQAALRSGSVDAVTGMVPDPDRLETAERTVDAVTVSDAYPAYGPALIATERTLRHRKPLLESVLVAAMAGWADAVYATETAAKAFASEIDQPSEHIARTFDRATDRFGSNDAVRRSGWGWHSPDEWRNLKDALAQGGILKTGGT; encoded by the coding sequence ATGGACGTCCGGACGTTTCCAGTTCTGACCGACGAGGACCACCCCCTCGTGGCGCGTCTCTCGGTCGGAGTCGGCGAGAACACGGCCCGAGTTCTGGCGTATCTGCTGTGCCGGCGAGCGGACCCCGACCTCGCTGATCCGGCGACGCGAACTGCCATCCATATCGGCGCTGGCGTGAGCAAGAACGCAGCAGCCGATGCGCTCGACGATCTGGTCGCAGCGGATCTGATCGACGAAACGACGGCGGAAACGGCAGCGCCCGGTCGGCCGCCAAAGGCATGGTATGCAGCCGAGTCCGAATCGAAGACGATTCGGCGGACGTACGTACGCCACGCCAACAGATTGATCGAACAGGGCCGCCACACTGTAACGGCTCTCGAGTCGGTGTCGTCTGAATCAGGAGACCCTTGTGAGGCAGATTCAGGCGCGGCGCCGAACCCCGTCGACGAATGGGGCGACGCCAACGGTTCCGATTCGACCGCTACTGGCGTCCGCTCGGCACCCGAGCGTGCGTCTATCGCCCTCAACTGGCAGTCGAACCCCCTCCACCTCCCACTATTTGCCGCAGGAGATGGCTCCGCGAGCGACGTTTCGTTCACGTTCGACGAATACGACGGCTCCCGAGAAGCGGCGAGCGCCGTCGCATCAGCGTCGTGCGACGTCGGCGTCGCCGGTGCAGCGACGATCTTGCGAGAACGTACTCGGGGCCAGCCTATCGTCCCGATCGCGGTCTATTTCCAGCGCTCGATGGTCGTTCTGTATACGACACAAGCAGCCTTTGGCGGCCCGTTCGAACGAACCGACCAACTCGAGGGACGTCGAATCGGGATCTCTTCAGGGACGGAAACGGGACTGCTCGGGCGTCTCTTCCTCGAGCAGGCTGGCGTTCGGGACGCGGTCGAACTCGTTGACATCGACGGTGAAGAACAGGCAGCGCTCCGGTCCGGATCGGTAGACGCCGTGACGGGAATGGTACCCGATCCGGATCGACTCGAGACCGCGGAACGAACCGTCGATGCCGTCACTGTGTCGGATGCATACCCCGCATACGGGCCGGCGCTGATCGCGACCGAACGCACGTTACGTCACCGGAAACCCCTTCTCGAGTCCGTCCTCGTCGCAGCGATGGCAGGCTGGGCGGACGCGGTTTACGCGACGGAAACGGCGGCGAAAGCCTTCGCGAGCGAAATAGATCAGCCGTCGGAGCATATCGCTCGGACCTTCGACCGCGCGACCGACCGATTCGGATCCAATGACGCGGTTCGGCGCTCCGGATGGGGGTGGCATTCGCCGGATGAGTGGCGCAATCTCAAGGACGCCCTCGCGCAGGGAGGAATCCTCAAAACCGGAGGAACGTAA
- a CDS encoding amphi-Trp domain-containing protein, translated as MDDRVDLPDDRTSDRRTITSGFFEQEVYLSSEETATFLHDLADQLEAGSSFTVSTSEWELPFDYSDPVEVEIEFSEQRERELEIELEFTEPDGGDDLTVR; from the coding sequence ATGGACGACCGCGTCGATCTTCCAGACGACCGGACGAGCGACCGACGAACGATCACGAGTGGATTTTTCGAACAGGAAGTATACCTCTCCAGCGAGGAGACGGCGACGTTCTTGCACGACCTCGCCGACCAACTCGAGGCGGGGTCGTCGTTTACGGTCTCCACGTCGGAGTGGGAACTTCCGTTCGACTATAGCGACCCCGTCGAAGTAGAGATCGAGTTTTCGGAGCAACGGGAACGGGAACTCGAGATCGAACTCGAGTTTACGGAACCGGACGGCGGTGACGACCTGACCGTCAGGTGA
- a CDS encoding ArsR/SmtB family transcription factor — MTLIDVLGNGTRLAILRELSREPMYVSELADTIGMDGKTAVHHLSTLEDADLISYYHQGNRKYYQLDRRIELRIAPPPERTFVLQADTPDRADTPDTED, encoded by the coding sequence ATGACCCTCATCGACGTTCTGGGGAACGGGACGCGACTGGCCATTCTCAGGGAACTTTCGCGGGAGCCGATGTACGTCTCTGAACTCGCGGATACGATCGGAATGGACGGTAAAACTGCCGTTCACCACCTCTCGACGCTCGAGGACGCCGACCTGATATCTTACTACCACCAGGGGAACAGAAAATACTACCAACTCGACCGACGTATCGAGTTGCGAATTGCACCGCCTCCCGAGCGGACGTTCGTTCTTCAGGCAGATACACCTGATCGGGCAGATACTCCCGATACTGAAGACTGA